CAAACCGCTGGACGTGGTGCGCAGGCGCAGGTCCACTGGAATCGCCGCTTCGAACGGCGCCGGCCAGCGCCAGCCCAGGCCCGGCTCCAGCAGCACGCGCGACGGGTTGCCGAAGCGGGTAATCACGGTGGCCTCGCCGGAACGCACCTGCACCAGGCTGGCGGCGGCTACCGCAAACAGCACCAGCAACAACGCCCAGGCCATGCGCCGCCAGGGGAACGGGCCTGCCGCCTGGTCATCGCCGTGGTGATGATGGTGATGGCCGTGATGATGATCATGGGAATGAACGCTCAACAGACAGACTCCTTATTGAACGGCTTTACGCGGCGCCGAAGGGTCGGCCGGTAAGGTAAAAGAACGCAGATCGATCGTCGGCGCGCCATCGGCGCCCAGGCGGTGATCCAGAATAAGCAGCTTGGCGTGGGCCAGGCCCAGGCTGAGTTGGCCGAGGTAGTGTTCGAGCACGAACGCCTGGCCAGCCGTGGCGTAGGCCCTTTGTTCGGCGGCAAATCGCAGGCCGGCGGCTTGGGCGCCCGCGTTCACTTCACGGGCGGTGGCCTGGGCCTGGTCGCGGGCGGTGCTGGCCAGCAGCAGCGCCTGGTTGGTTTGCTCGCTGGCGGCGCCGCGCTCGCGGGAGATCAGGGCCTGGGCGCCAATCTGCGCGGCTTGCACGCCGTGATACGCATTGGCGGCGCCGGCCGGCGGGTGGATCGCCTCGACGACGGTGGCGAGGATTTCCACGCCGCTGTCGAGTTTTCGCAGGTCCGCCTGCACGGCGCGGCCGATTTCGGCGGCCAGCAGGGTGCGTTGCTCGCCGAGCAATTCATCGAGGGTGCGCGAGGCAAAGTCATGCACCAGGATGCGGCTGGCGGTGCTGCGAATCAGCTTCGGTACATCCGCGCTGTTATAGGTGGCGGCGAGCGCAGCCTGGTCGGTGAGGCCGATGCGGTAGACGAAACGCACGTCCATATTAACGATCTGGAAGCTCTGCTTGTCGCCGCTGCTGCTGGCGATCACCTGGGATTTGTCGTTCACATGACTGGCGTCCCATAACCGATTGGCGATCAGCGGGGCCGGCCCTTCAGCGGGCGCCAGTTCTGGCGTGGCGGCTTCGCTGACGCTGGTGGCCAGCTCGTGCACCACGCCGTTTTCGACGCTGATCACGCGGCCCAGCGGCCAGGGCAACCCGGCATGCAAGCCAGGGCCGAAAACCTGCACCGGTTTACCGAAGCGCTCATAAATCCCGCGGCCTTGCAGGGGCACTTCGTGCACGCCGGTGAGTGCCCAGCCTACCGCCAGCACTACAAGCAACACCGGGAAAAACGCCCTGCGCATGTAGGTAAACGCCCAGATCTGGCGCAGGTCGATGCCGAAGCGGTTATGCAATTCGTGTTGCAACGCGAGCAAGGGTTGGGGCGGCCAGCGCAGCAAGCCCGCGATGAAACTGTGGGCCATCAGGCGTGGTTCGAGGCGGGGCTGACGGGGGCTGAACAGTGACAACACAGTCCTGAATAGAAACTCCAGCGAGACCAGCGCCGGCAGCAGGCCGATCAACACCGCCAACCGTAACGGCCAGACGGACTCAGCCCCGGCAAACAGCAGGCAAATCGCACTGATCAGCAGGCAGATAATCGCCACCCGGCTCAGTTGCGCCAGCTGCGAGGCTTCAGGCCACTGCGCGACGGTTTCCTGAGCCAGCCGACGTTCAAACACCAACAGGCCAAACGCCAGTGCCAACGCCAGCGCGGCACCGATGCTTGCCGATTGCCCGACCGGTGCGGCGGGCAGCGCCAGGTTCCAGAATTCAATAACGCTGACCAGCGCCAGCAGCGACCAGCCGCATAGCCATAACACCGGCGTGCCAATCTGACTGACGAAGCGTGCAACAAAGCGCGCGTACCAGCCCGTTCCTTCAACCGGCGCGTCAACGGCGTGCTCTTCCAACGCCTGCGCGCGCCAATCGGCCACCCACCACGCCGATTGCAACCCGGCCACCAGCAGCAGCAACGCCGACGCACAGTTGATCAACACCACCGGCCAGATCGACAGCGGCGCAAACAGCGCGACAAACAGCGCCAGTACCCAACCGGCGACGGCCAAACCCGTCAGGCCAATACCGGCCTGACGCAGGCGACGGGCATGAAACATACCCTGTTGAAAACGCGGGAGGCCTTCCACCGAAGCGCCGTCAGCTTCCAGATCCACTTGCATCCACTCAACGTCCGCTTCGTACATAATTCGTTACGATATAACACGCAGCGTGAAATTTTTGTTCGTTAAACACCGCTTTCGAATCAACCCAAAACCCTTGTGGGAGCTGGCTTGCCTGCGATGCAGACACCTCGGTCCATCAGTTGCACCGAGGTGATGCTATCGCAGGCGAGCCAGCTCCCACATAAGTCCGCTCCCACAGGGGTACATCATTGAGCTCCAGACCGTGACTAAACCCCCATAAACACGCGCCATCACTGGTGCAGGCTGCGATTAATCGGCACACTCCAGACACTTTTTCGCGGGTCCACGGACAAGGATGCGTTACGCCTCAT
Above is a genomic segment from Pseudomonas azadiae containing:
- the hflK gene encoding protease modulator HflK, with the protein product MQVDLEADGASVEGLPRFQQGMFHARRLRQAGIGLTGLAVAGWVLALFVALFAPLSIWPVVLINCASALLLLVAGLQSAWWVADWRAQALEEHAVDAPVEGTGWYARFVARFVSQIGTPVLWLCGWSLLALVSVIEFWNLALPAAPVGQSASIGAALALALAFGLLVFERRLAQETVAQWPEASQLAQLSRVAIICLLISAICLLFAGAESVWPLRLAVLIGLLPALVSLEFLFRTVLSLFSPRQPRLEPRLMAHSFIAGLLRWPPQPLLALQHELHNRFGIDLRQIWAFTYMRRAFFPVLLVVLAVGWALTGVHEVPLQGRGIYERFGKPVQVFGPGLHAGLPWPLGRVISVENGVVHELATSVSEAATPELAPAEGPAPLIANRLWDASHVNDKSQVIASSSGDKQSFQIVNMDVRFVYRIGLTDQAALAATYNSADVPKLIRSTASRILVHDFASRTLDELLGEQRTLLAAEIGRAVQADLRKLDSGVEILATVVEAIHPPAGAANAYHGVQAAQIGAQALISRERGAASEQTNQALLLASTARDQAQATAREVNAGAQAAGLRFAAEQRAYATAGQAFVLEHYLGQLSLGLAHAKLLILDHRLGADGAPTIDLRSFTLPADPSAPRKAVQ